One genomic segment of Ricinus communis isolate WT05 ecotype wild-type chromosome 3, ASM1957865v1, whole genome shotgun sequence includes these proteins:
- the LOC8265212 gene encoding glutamate receptor 2.7, protein MNIRREMRKSPSKSVLSFSYFLSFIGMVMAQNTTILVNIGVVLDMDSSVGKMGLSCIDLALSDFYATHGYYRTRLALKTRDSMRDVVGAAAAALDLIKNEEVQAIIGPTTSMQADFVIHLGEKAQIPIISYSATSPFLTSISSPYFFRATQNDSTQVYAICAMIQAFGWREAVPIYVDNEYGRGIMPYLVDALQAIDTRIPYRSTLSPVSTDDQIVRELYKLMTMQTRVFIVHMSSSSLGSRFFTKVREVGMMSKGYVWIMTDGLTNFLSLLTPTAIDSMQGVLGVKPFVSETKELENLRVRWKRKFQQENPGSDDAELTIFGLWAYDAAIALSMAIEKAGTAKFGFRGANASSNYTDLAALKVSQNGPSLIQALSNTSFKSVTGDFVFVNGQLPSLAFQIVNVIGDGARELGFWTLGNGLLKNLSSITATNIYSNSKSNLASVIWPGDTTSVPKGWEIPTNGKKLRVGVPVKGGFNEFIKVTKDTSTNTNTVTGYCIDVFDAVVKALPYALRYEYIPFANPDGSTTESYNELIYQVYLGNFDAVVGDTTIIFNRSLYVDFTLPYTESGVYMVVPIKDKKKKNAWVFLKPLTWDLWATSFCFFVFIGFIVWILEHRINEEFRGPPSYQLSTSLYFSFSTMFFAQRERVVSNLARIVVIIWCFVVLILIQSYTASLTSLLTVQQLLPTVTDVYQLIKNGELVGYKRGSFVPDILKSLGFEETQLVIYDSVEQCHELLSKGSRNGGIAAAFDELPYMKVFLAKYCSKYTMVQPITKTDGFGFVFPRGSPLVPDISRAILNVTEGDQMKRIENAWFGKQGNCPDPSTSVSSNSLGLQSFWGLFLIAGIASVLALMIFAVMFACEYRQVLISSESGTSIWSRIRDLSSIFDQKDLKSHTFKKSEADEIIVPSSMGAPSPSIYSVHTDFPVEEEISSAEYSDTNPNDQALQEVVLISIQLADLNQETPTTEITSEW, encoded by the exons ATGAATATAAGGAGGGAGATGAGAAAGAGCCCTTCAAAATCtgttctctctttctcttacTTTCTTTCATTCATAGGAATGGTGATGGCACAAAACACAACAATATTAGTGAATATAGGAGTTGTTCTTGACATGGACAGTTCGGTAGGGAAGATGGGGTTGAGTTGCATCGACTTAGCCCTATCAGACTTCTACGCCACTCATGGTTATTACCGGACCAGGTTAGCCCTAAAGACCAGGGACTCCATGAGAGATGTTGTTGGTGCAGCTGCAGCAG CATTGGACTTGATAAAAAATGAGGAAGTGCAAGCAATCATAGGGCCAACAACATCTATGCAGGCTGATTTTGTTATTCATCTTGGAGAAAAAGCTCAGATACCCATCATTTCGTACTCTGCAACAAGTCCTTTTCTTACTTCCATAAGCAGCCCTTACTTTTTCAGAGCTACACAAAATGACTCAACTCAAGTTTATGCCATTTGTGCAATGATACAAGCTTTTGGCTGGAGAGAAGCAGTCCCCATCTACGTTGATAACGAGTATGGCCGGGGAATCATGCCTTATTTAGTTGATGCTTTGCAAGCAATTGATACTCGTATCCCTTACCGAAGTACCCTTTCTCCTGTTTCCACTGATGATCAAATCGTCAGAGAGCTTTACAAGCTGATGACTATGCAAACTAGAGTTTTTATTGTCCACATGTCATCGTCATCTCTTGGCTCTAGATTTTTTACCAAAGTAAGAGAGGTTGGAATGATGAGTAAAGGCTATGTTTGGATCATGACAGACGGGTTGACTAATTTCTTGAGTTTATTAACTCCTACTGCCATTGATTCAATGCAAGGTGTACTGGGTGTTAAACCTTTTGTGTCGGAAACTAAAGAGTTGGAAAATCTTCGAGTTCGATGGAAACGAAAATTCCAGCAGGAAAACCCAGGCAGTGATGATGCTGAATTGACTATTTTTGGACTATGGGCATATGATGCTGCCATCGCATTATCCATGGCAATTGAGAAAGCTGGGACTGCAAAATTTGGCTTCCGCGGGGCAAATGCTTCCAGCAATTACACTGACCTCGCGGCTCTTAAGGTCTCTCAAAATGGCCCAAGCCTTATTCAAGCGTTGTCAAATACTAGCTTCAAAAGTGTTACAGgagattttgtttttgttaatggGCAGTTACCATCATTAGCTTTTCAAATTGTTAATGTTATTGGTGACGGAGCAAGAGAACTCGGATTTTGGACACTAGGAAACGGACTTCTCAAGAATTTAAGCTCAATAACAGctacaaatatatattctaattctAAGTCCAATCTCGCTTCGGTTATATGGCCAGGGGATACAACTTCTGTTCCTAAGGGTTGGGAAATTCCGACCAACGGGAAAAAGCTGCGTGTCGGGGTGCCGGTGAAGGGTGGTTTCAATGAATTCATAAAGGTGACAAAAGATACTAGCACTAACACCAACACAGTCACAGGCTACTGTATAGATGTTTTTGATGCTGTGGTGAAAGCCTTACCTTATGCTTTGCGTTATGAGTATATTCCCTTTGCCAATCCTGATGGTAGCACTACAGAATCTTACAATGAATTGATCTATCAAGTGTATTTAGGG AATTTTGATGCTGTGGTTGGAGATACAACAATTATCTTCAACAGGTCCTTATATGTGGACTTCACTTTGCCATACACAGAATCAGGTGTATACATGGTCGTGCCAATTaaagacaagaagaaaaaaaatgccTGGGTTTTCTTGAAGCCTTTGACATGGGATCTTTGGGCAACAagcttttgtttctttgtatTTATTGGATTCATTGTGTGGATCCTTGAACATCGAATAAACGAAGAATTCCGAGGACCTCCTTCATATCAATTGAGCACCAGCTTGTATTTTTCCTTCTCGACCATGTTTTTCGCTCAAC GGGAAAGAGTGGTTAGCAACTTAGCCAGGATAGTGGTAATCATTTGGTGTTTCGTTGTATTGATTCTGATACAAAGTTACACAGCCAGCTTGACAAGTCTGCTAACAGTACAACAGCTCCTGCCCACTGTTACAGATGTTTATCAACTTATCAAAAACGGAGAGTTGGTGGGGTACAAGAGGGGTTCTTTTGTTCCAGATATTCTAAAAAGCTTGGGTTTTGAAGAAACCCAGCTCGTGATTTATGATTCTGTTGAACAATGTCACGAACTTCTATCCAAAGGCAGTAGAAATGGTGGCATCGCTGCTGCTTTTGATGAATTGCCATATATGAAGGTATTCCTGGCTAAGTATTGCTCTAAGTATACCATGGTTCAGCCTATAACTAAGACAGATGGCTTCGGATTT GTGTTTCCTAGAGGATCTCCTCTGGTACCTGATATATCAAGGGCAATCTTAAATGTGACTGAGGGAGATCAAatgaaaagaattgaaaacGCATGGTTTGGAAAACAAGGCAATTGTCCAGATCCTAGCACCTCTGTTTCTTCTAATAGCCTTGGCCTCCAAAGTTTTTGGGGCTTGTTTTTAATTGCCGGAATAGCTTCAGTTTTAGCTCTGATGATATTTGCTGTCATGTTTGCCTGCGAATATAGGCAAGTTTTGATATCTTCCGAATCAGGAACTTCTATATGGAGCAGAATTCGTGATTTGTCTAGCATTTTCGACCAAAAGGACTTGAAATCACACACTTTCAAGAAGAGTGAAGCGGATGAGATTATTGTTCCTTCTAGCATGGGTGCTCCAAGTCCATCAATCTATTCTGTCCATACAGATTTCCCTGTAGAAGAGGAGATATCTTCTGCAGAATATAGTGATACAAATCCTAATGACCAAGCCCTTCAAGAGGTAGTGCTAATTAGTATTCAGCTAGCTGACCTAAACCAAGAAACCCCAACTACTGAAATAACCAGTGAATGGTAG